A single Vigna radiata var. radiata cultivar VC1973A chromosome 8, Vradiata_ver6, whole genome shotgun sequence DNA region contains:
- the LOC106771556 gene encoding ribonuclease E/G-like protein, chloroplastic yields the protein MALNTSCSNPILGTHLPNSVPNASNTPNFFFTTNHNKACNFGFPRLVQNKGLLPLHALPSKTMVDLDNLVLKTPEEQPKEEGKIINVKFQMHRNCKFGEQFLVVGSDPMFGSWNPAKAIPMAWSEGHVWTAEMAVPAGKFQYKIILKRRNGDIVWQPGPDRLVQTWEAMNRITVCEDWENSKLQTVTDDDEKVSNTSVEDEHGQTDKDSKMESEIANLAENR from the exons ATGGCTCTCAACACGTCTTGCTCCAACCCCATTCTAGGAACCCATCTTCCTAACTCTGTTCCTAATGCTTCCAACACACCCAATTTTTTCTTCACCACCAATCACAACAAAGCCTGCAACTTTGGCTTCCCAAGACTTGTTCAAAACAAGGGTCTTCTCCCACTTCATGCACTGCCATCCAAAACCAtg GTTGATTTGGACAATTTGGTGCTCAAAACTCCAGAAGAACAACCGA AGGAAGAAGGAAAGATTATCAATGTCAAATTTCAGATGCATCGCAACTGTAAATTTGGGGAGCAATTTCTAGTAGTTGGTAGTGATCCGATGTTTGGCTCATGGAACCCTGCAAAAGCCATACCAATGGCCTGGTCAGAAGGGCATGTTTGGACGGCAGAGATG GCCGTACCTGCTGGAAAATTCCAGTACAAAATCATCTTGAAAAGAAGAAATGGTGACATTGTGTGGCAGCCAGGGCCAGATAGACTTGTTCAGACATGGGAAGCAATGAACAGAATCACTGTTTGTGAGGATTGGGAAAATTCCAAACTTCAGACAGTAACAGATGACGATGAGAAAGTTTCCAACACATCAGTGGAAGATGAACATGGTCAGACAGATAAGGATTCCAAGATGGAGTCAGAAATTGCCAATTTGGCTGAGAATCGTTAG
- the LOC106772312 gene encoding RNA polymerase II C-terminal domain phosphatase-like 2 isoform X2: protein MSRLGFKHEVYDGDKHVGELDVFPTTPFHNFRFPNNEIRIHHFSAKSERCPPLSILQTIAAFNVHCKLDSSVAAEQKELISIHASCFYEMKTAVVLVNNEEIHLVSMPSKRKKFPCFWCFAVPVGLYDACLGMLNLRCLAIVFDLDETLIVANTMKSFEDRIEALRSWLSREIDPLRVQGMSAELKRYLEDRLLLKQFAESDCVVDNGKVYKVQMEEVSPHSGSHEKLIRPVVRLQDRNIVLTRINPEIRDTSVLVRLRPAWEDLRCYLTAKGRKRFEVYVCTMAERDYALEMWRLLDPEAHLIGPKQILERVICVKSGSRKSLPNVFQDGMCHPKMAMVIDDRSKVWEDKDQPRVHVVPAFTPYYAPQAETANAVPVLCVARNVACNVRGCFFKEFDESLLQRIAEIFFEDDIGILPHPPDVSNYLMSEDMPNGNTNAPLSEGINGAEVERRLSQPGDKFPVDLVAQPMANSVEFRHEPSQPTAGIISGVSGPGSSRILIPSLKPGLLGPPVKHEGSSVDRDYDMRKGVLGMRHGPDIRGQVSAEPPLISRPPNQASTSLTPQPFGGGLVEDDITSRTQTNNWSIASGKESNVIKSEKHQAQLKPFSHSVVGSPPNVGHQQALQLKTEERQNAPSKPLLSEDGISQNHASSNCKDLQNEVGKLNLLPPLSIQVLQEIGRRCNSKVEFKSILSTSKDLQFSVEVLFTGEKIGVGMGRTRKDAQQQAAENALRSLAEKYVAHVEPQCRVVDREFDKLSLGRDNGFLWDVVNPESNELQTEDGVPRENVSEASDAETRSSTPNAINQQMEKRISSPRMSHSVSNKRLKE from the exons ATGAGTCGTTTAGGTTTCAAACATGAGGTCTACGATGGCGACAAGCACGTTGGCGAACTTGATGTTTTTCCAACTACGCCGTTTCACAACTTCCGCTTCCCCAACAACGAGATTCGCATCCACCACTTCAGCGCCAAGAGCGAGCGCTGCCCTCCGCTGTCGATCCTTCAAACCATTGCCGCATTCAACGTCCATTGCAAGCTCGATTCCTCAGTCGCTGCAGAGCAAAAGGAACTAATCTCCATCCACGCCAGTTGCTTCTACGAAATGAAg ACGGCGGTAGTGCTGGTGAACAACGAGGAGATTCACCTTGTTTCGATGCCGAGCAAAAGGAAGAAGTTCCCCTGCTTCTGGTGCTTCGCTGTTCCTGTAGGACTCTACGATGCGTGTTTGGGGATGCTTAACCTGAGGTGTCTGGCGATTGTGTTCGATTTGGACGAGACACTCATCGTTGCGAACACGATGAAGTCGTTTGAGGATAGAATTGAAGCCCTGAGGAGTTGGCTTTCGCGCGAGATCGACCCGTTGCGGGTGCAGGGGATGTCCGCGGAACTTAAGCGCTACCTGGAGGACCGGTTGCTGCTGAAGCAGTTTGCGGAGAGCGATTGCGTGGTGGATAACGGGAAGGTATATAAGGTTCAGATGGAGGAGGTGTCGCCGCATTCCGGTAGCCACGAGAAACTGATTCGTCCGGTTGTTAGGCTGCAAGATAGGAATATTGTACTCACACGCATCAATCCTGAG aTTCGTGATACTAGTGTATTAGTGAGATTACGACCAGCATGGGAGGATCTAAGATGCTATTTAACTGCGAAAGGACGCAAGCGGTTTGAAGTATATGTTTGTACTATGGCTGAAAGGGATTATGCTTTGGAAATGTGGAGGCTTCTTGATCCTGAGGCTCATCTTATAGGTCCAAAGCAAATCCTTGAACGTGTCATTTGTGTCAAATCAG GCTCTCGGAAATCTCTGCCAAATGTTTTCCAGGATGGCATGTGCCATCCCAAAATGGCAATGGTAATTGATGACCGGTCAAAGGTTTGGGAAGACAAGGACCAACCTAGGGTTCATGTTGTTCCTGCCTTTACTCCTTATTACGCTCCTCAAGCAGAG acgGCCAATGCTGTCCCAGTCCTTTGTGTAGCGAGAAATGTTGCATGCAATGTCAGAGGTTGTTTTTTCAA AGAGTTTGATGAGAGTTTATTACAAAGAATTGCTGAAATCTTCTTTGAAGATGATATTGGAATTTTACCTCATCCTCCAGATGTGAGCAACTACTTGATGTCGGAG GATATGCCAAATGGTAATACTAATGCCCCACTCAGTGAAGGAATCAATGGTGCAGAAGTTGAACGGAGGTTAAGCCAACCT GGTGATAAATTTCCTGTTGACTTAGTTGCCCAACCCATGGCCAACAGTGTTGAGTTTAGACATGAACCCTCTCAGCCAACTGCTGGTATTATTTCAGGTGTCAGTGGCCCTGGATCTTCAAGAATACTGATTCCGTCATTGA AACCGGGTTTGCTTGGACCTCCAGTCAAGCACGAAGGCAGCTCTGTTGATCGTGATTATGACATGCGAAAAGGTGTTCTAGGCATGAGACATGGTCCAGATATAAGAGGTCAAGTTTCAGCTGAACCTCCTCTGATATCAAGGCCACCCAATCAAGCATCAACATCTTTAACACCGCAGCCATTTGGAGGTGGGTTGGTAGAAGATGATATTACCAGCAGAACTCAGACAAATAATTGGTCTATAGCATCTGGTAAAGAATCTAATGTAATAAAGTCCGAAAAGCATCAGGCTCAACTGAAACCATTTTCTCATAGTGTCGTAGGTTCACCTCCCAATGTCGGGCATCAACAAGCATTGCAACTTAAGACTGAAGAG AGGCAGAATGCTCCATCTAAGCCTCTGCTATCAG AGGATGGGATATCTCAGAATCATGCATCTTCTAATTGTAAAGATCTTCAAAATGAAGTTGGGAAATTGAACTTATTACCACCTCTATCCATTCAAGTGCTGCAGGAAATTGGAAGGCGGTGTAACTCGAAG GTTGAATTTAAGTCCATTCTAAGCACCAGCAAAGACTTGCAGTTTTCCGTTGAG GTACTATTTACCGGTGAGAAAATAGGTGTTGGCATGGGTAGGACGAGGAAGGATGCTCAGCAACAAGCTGCTGAGAATGCCCTTCGAAGCTTAGCAG AGAAGTATGTGGCGCATGTGGAGCCTCAGTGTAGAGTCGTTGATAGAGAATTTGACAAGCTTTCTCTTGGACGTGACAATGGTTTCTTGTGGGATGTGGTCAATCCTGAATCCAATGAACTGCAAACAGAAGATGGAGTGCCCAGAGAAAATGTTTCTGAG GCTTCGGATGCTGAGACTAGATCGAGTACACCTAATGCCATTAATCAACAAATGGAAAAGCGTATAAGCTCCCCGAG AATGTCTCATTCAGTTTCCAATAAACGATTGAAGGAATGA
- the LOC106772312 gene encoding RNA polymerase II C-terminal domain phosphatase-like 2 isoform X1: MSRLGFKHEVYDGDKHVGELDVFPTTPFHNFRFPNNEIRIHHFSAKSERCPPLSILQTIAAFNVHCKLDSSVAAEQKELISIHASCFYEMKTAVVLVNNEEIHLVSMPSKRKKFPCFWCFAVPVGLYDACLGMLNLRCLAIVFDLDETLIVANTMKSFEDRIEALRSWLSREIDPLRVQGMSAELKRYLEDRLLLKQFAESDCVVDNGKVYKVQMEEVSPHSGSHEKLIRPVVRLQDRNIVLTRINPEIRDTSVLVRLRPAWEDLRCYLTAKGRKRFEVYVCTMAERDYALEMWRLLDPEAHLIGPKQILERVICVKSGSRKSLPNVFQDGMCHPKMAMVIDDRSKVWEDKDQPRVHVVPAFTPYYAPQAETANAVPVLCVARNVACNVRGCFFKEFDESLLQRIAEIFFEDDIGILPHPPDVSNYLMSEDMPNGNTNAPLSEGINGAEVERRLSQPGDKFPVDLVAQPMANSVEFRHEPSQPTAGIISGVSGPGSSRILIPSLKPGLLGPPVKHEGSSVDRDYDMRKGVLGMRHGPDIRGQVSAEPPLISRPPNQASTSLTPQPFGGGLVEDDITSRTQTNNWSIASGKESNVIKSEKHQAQLKPFSHSVVGSPPNVGHQQALQLKTEEATSVSDLQRQNAPSKPLLSEDGISQNHASSNCKDLQNEVGKLNLLPPLSIQVLQEIGRRCNSKVEFKSILSTSKDLQFSVEVLFTGEKIGVGMGRTRKDAQQQAAENALRSLAEKYVAHVEPQCRVVDREFDKLSLGRDNGFLWDVVNPESNELQTEDGVPRENVSEASDAETRSSTPNAINQQMEKRISSPRMSHSVSNKRLKE, encoded by the exons ATGAGTCGTTTAGGTTTCAAACATGAGGTCTACGATGGCGACAAGCACGTTGGCGAACTTGATGTTTTTCCAACTACGCCGTTTCACAACTTCCGCTTCCCCAACAACGAGATTCGCATCCACCACTTCAGCGCCAAGAGCGAGCGCTGCCCTCCGCTGTCGATCCTTCAAACCATTGCCGCATTCAACGTCCATTGCAAGCTCGATTCCTCAGTCGCTGCAGAGCAAAAGGAACTAATCTCCATCCACGCCAGTTGCTTCTACGAAATGAAg ACGGCGGTAGTGCTGGTGAACAACGAGGAGATTCACCTTGTTTCGATGCCGAGCAAAAGGAAGAAGTTCCCCTGCTTCTGGTGCTTCGCTGTTCCTGTAGGACTCTACGATGCGTGTTTGGGGATGCTTAACCTGAGGTGTCTGGCGATTGTGTTCGATTTGGACGAGACACTCATCGTTGCGAACACGATGAAGTCGTTTGAGGATAGAATTGAAGCCCTGAGGAGTTGGCTTTCGCGCGAGATCGACCCGTTGCGGGTGCAGGGGATGTCCGCGGAACTTAAGCGCTACCTGGAGGACCGGTTGCTGCTGAAGCAGTTTGCGGAGAGCGATTGCGTGGTGGATAACGGGAAGGTATATAAGGTTCAGATGGAGGAGGTGTCGCCGCATTCCGGTAGCCACGAGAAACTGATTCGTCCGGTTGTTAGGCTGCAAGATAGGAATATTGTACTCACACGCATCAATCCTGAG aTTCGTGATACTAGTGTATTAGTGAGATTACGACCAGCATGGGAGGATCTAAGATGCTATTTAACTGCGAAAGGACGCAAGCGGTTTGAAGTATATGTTTGTACTATGGCTGAAAGGGATTATGCTTTGGAAATGTGGAGGCTTCTTGATCCTGAGGCTCATCTTATAGGTCCAAAGCAAATCCTTGAACGTGTCATTTGTGTCAAATCAG GCTCTCGGAAATCTCTGCCAAATGTTTTCCAGGATGGCATGTGCCATCCCAAAATGGCAATGGTAATTGATGACCGGTCAAAGGTTTGGGAAGACAAGGACCAACCTAGGGTTCATGTTGTTCCTGCCTTTACTCCTTATTACGCTCCTCAAGCAGAG acgGCCAATGCTGTCCCAGTCCTTTGTGTAGCGAGAAATGTTGCATGCAATGTCAGAGGTTGTTTTTTCAA AGAGTTTGATGAGAGTTTATTACAAAGAATTGCTGAAATCTTCTTTGAAGATGATATTGGAATTTTACCTCATCCTCCAGATGTGAGCAACTACTTGATGTCGGAG GATATGCCAAATGGTAATACTAATGCCCCACTCAGTGAAGGAATCAATGGTGCAGAAGTTGAACGGAGGTTAAGCCAACCT GGTGATAAATTTCCTGTTGACTTAGTTGCCCAACCCATGGCCAACAGTGTTGAGTTTAGACATGAACCCTCTCAGCCAACTGCTGGTATTATTTCAGGTGTCAGTGGCCCTGGATCTTCAAGAATACTGATTCCGTCATTGA AACCGGGTTTGCTTGGACCTCCAGTCAAGCACGAAGGCAGCTCTGTTGATCGTGATTATGACATGCGAAAAGGTGTTCTAGGCATGAGACATGGTCCAGATATAAGAGGTCAAGTTTCAGCTGAACCTCCTCTGATATCAAGGCCACCCAATCAAGCATCAACATCTTTAACACCGCAGCCATTTGGAGGTGGGTTGGTAGAAGATGATATTACCAGCAGAACTCAGACAAATAATTGGTCTATAGCATCTGGTAAAGAATCTAATGTAATAAAGTCCGAAAAGCATCAGGCTCAACTGAAACCATTTTCTCATAGTGTCGTAGGTTCACCTCCCAATGTCGGGCATCAACAAGCATTGCAACTTAAGACTGAAGAG GCAACTTCTGTTTCTGATTTGCAGAGGCAGAATGCTCCATCTAAGCCTCTGCTATCAG AGGATGGGATATCTCAGAATCATGCATCTTCTAATTGTAAAGATCTTCAAAATGAAGTTGGGAAATTGAACTTATTACCACCTCTATCCATTCAAGTGCTGCAGGAAATTGGAAGGCGGTGTAACTCGAAG GTTGAATTTAAGTCCATTCTAAGCACCAGCAAAGACTTGCAGTTTTCCGTTGAG GTACTATTTACCGGTGAGAAAATAGGTGTTGGCATGGGTAGGACGAGGAAGGATGCTCAGCAACAAGCTGCTGAGAATGCCCTTCGAAGCTTAGCAG AGAAGTATGTGGCGCATGTGGAGCCTCAGTGTAGAGTCGTTGATAGAGAATTTGACAAGCTTTCTCTTGGACGTGACAATGGTTTCTTGTGGGATGTGGTCAATCCTGAATCCAATGAACTGCAAACAGAAGATGGAGTGCCCAGAGAAAATGTTTCTGAG GCTTCGGATGCTGAGACTAGATCGAGTACACCTAATGCCATTAATCAACAAATGGAAAAGCGTATAAGCTCCCCGAG AATGTCTCATTCAGTTTCCAATAAACGATTGAAGGAATGA